Genomic window (Eubalaena glacialis isolate mEubGla1 chromosome 6, mEubGla1.1.hap2.+ XY, whole genome shotgun sequence):
ttgattattttacaGCTCAATCAGATCCAGTCTGAATCATCCTTAGCGATGTAGTCATCATGAAACTGTTAAGTATAGTTTATTATTAGTTGTTCTACAGTAGGTTAGTCCAAATTATAtaacttgtaaaatatttttttttaaataatgtttgtcTTGATAGACCTAAAAGGACTTAACTATAAATTCCACATTTAATAGTATATgtggttttaaaatagaaaatacatgcACAGAGCTTTCTAGATGTTTATGCCCATAGAAAAATGCATAGGATATCATgctatttaggaaaaataaagacgAAATCCcaactcttgttttttttctattaaaaaaaatatacacacatatatagaaaaataactaGAAGGAAGTCTTCAAAACAGGGTTTGGCAGTGTGTGccaggtatttttattttcttttgagttCTCAGATTTTCCTACAGAgagttacttttaataatttttttttaaaaactcacttaaAAATTAACTTCATTTTTGATCCAGTAATTTTCCTTATAGCAAACTACTTTatggaaataattcaaaatatgctacattgcagcattatttaaaattgtaacgTCTTTAAAACTATCTAAATGTCTAACAACAGAAGGATGCTAAGTAAATGATGGTACAATCTTAGGTTAGAAAGTCATATAGCTATTAAAATGGTTTTTTACAGTGTTTATCATGATATGGCAAGATGCTTATGATACAGTCCAAAGtggaaaattgatttaaaatttagTACATTATGTGATATcatctacctttttttttaaatgcatggaaAAAAGCCAGAATGTTAACTGTATGCCTttgcaaaagagaaaatacagaatGAATTGTATACCTTCTATTCATATTGTTTACTAGGTGTGTTTTAAACTACTGAAAAATGTACAAATGTTAAAATATGGTTTAAACCTGGGTTACTTTATGCTCTATgatgtttcataattttttttcattttgacatAGGCCTGAACTTTTTCGATTAAGAGTTCTTGAGTTAAATGCATCTGATGAACGTGGAATACAAGTAGTTAGAGAGAAAGTGAAGAATTTTGCCCAATTAACTGTGACAGGAAGCCGTTCAGAGTGAGTAAGCTCACCTTCCCTTCTCTATACCATGTCattgtatttgtttaaaaaacatgtttctgccagattttcaacttctttttcaTGTTAGATTGTATTTTTATCTAAATTATTTAAACCTAGAAATGACCTTTCCATTATAGTAACTAATTTTAAGTTGTTTAGCTGTCAAGGGTTTTTAATCGATATTTGTCTAAGGAGTATTTATTAATCAAATGTGATGGTTTGGTCGTACACTCATAATAAAAATCCTGATTTTTgctattatgttattttttagaAGTCCTATCATATATCTTAGGCTTCAGTGTATATTTCATAGTTGGTGACAATGTAAAACCTTGTTCAAACTGGGACACTTTTAGAGTGAAGGAGTTGCTACTAATAATAATTCAATAGGGATGTTTATGCAACTGTGTATACTCCTTAGGTGGCAAAGTTCCAAGGTTAAATTTTTGGTACCtggcatatatttaaatttatatcagAGCACACTTAGGGATTTGTAGAAAGTGAATAACTCAATTTTTGATATGCACCTTGGATTGACAATGTATATAAATCACATACATGATAAAGGACTTAGATCAAGAATAAAGAacccttacaactcaataataaaaagacaacccaatttagaaacgggcaaaggatctgaatagacattacTCTAAGGAAAATACACAAGTGGTCAATAAGCATATCAAAACATGCTCATCAACATCATGAgccattagagaaacgcaaatcaaaccCATGATGAAATACCACTCTATACCCACTAGGATgctgtaatcaaaaagacagaaaataacaagtattagcaaggatgtggggaaattggaacccttatacatcgctggttggaatgtaaaatggtgcagccatcttgaaaacagtttggcagttcccctatgagttaccatatgacccagcaattccagtcctagAATATATACTgacaagaaatgaaaacatatatacatgtacacaaatgttcatagcagcattattcatagtagtcaaaacatggaaacaacccaatatcCATCAACTAAAGAATGGATGAAACGTAGTATATCCATCCGTTCGCCATAGTATTTGacgataaaaagaaatgaagtaatgatatactacaacatggatgaaccttaaaaacattacattaagcgaaagaagccagtcacaaaagacaatgTATTAAGTTGACAACatgtggttccatttatatgaagtgtccagaatagacaaatctgtggaaacagaaagtagagaTTCCTGATTGCCTATGGCTGGGACAgttgggagagaaaaaagaaatgactccTGAGGGTCACAGggctttcttttggggtgatgagaatgttctaaaattagattgtgataATGATGTGTGAATTAtaactcctttgtgtttctctGAATCAGCGGGAAGCCATGTCCTCCTTTTAAAGTTGTGATCCTGGATGAAGCAGATTCTATGACCTCAGCTGCTCAGGCAGCTTTAAGACGTACCATGGAGAAAGAGTCTAAAACCACCCGATTCTGTCTCATCTGTAACTATGTCAGTCGGTATGTGTAATGCCCTAAAGGTGGATGCTAGGCAGCCTTGTTTTGATAGCCCCAAATAgggagagaaaaaatttaaatgtttcaagGCTACATtagtttctccatcaaatcttgATTTGTTCTTGACAAAAATGAGTTCTTCGGGGGAGTTTCTTCTTTAGACGCTGACttgttttttccaatattttacaGAATAATTGAACCTCTGACCTCTAGATGTTCTAAATTCCGCTTCAAACCTCTGTCAGATAAAATTCAACAGCAGCGATTATTAGACATCGCTGATAAAGAACATATCAAAATTAGCAATGAGGTAATCACTATTACAATTATTGTAAATTACTAATTCCTTTGATGAATGCCTATGAAGAGGCCCTTCCTGAAAGTCAGATTTGTGTTGCTTCAATTTCTGATGCCCATCTTCAGGCAAAGTTAAGCTAAATAAACAGAATGTCTAGGAATTACTGGTTCAGCCTTTCTGTTGCTATTAGAAGTTTATTATCTGTCAATACTTCAGAGACCCAAAGCTGAGGCAGATTTCATGTTAGGATGCAAATTCTGCAACAGCCAATCTCTGCATGACAGCGTACTCCACTTGTCATTACCCATACTCCACTGCAAGGACTAATTTGGTATGATAAAATTCTGGCACAGTGATAGAATGTATAGGCCCTTATTCATTATAACAGAACTTAACTAATTTGAATTCTCCTTGCTGTATGTAATCAAGGCTGTCTCCATGAATTCTGCCACTATAGAACTGACATTCCCTCAAAAATGGAAATGATTGTTTTTCCCCATAACTCTAGGCtaacacagtgcttttcatttttattaaagtcaTCCTTAATTGGCCATAACAGGTTAAAAACTTTTCTCTCTTCAGGGACTAGCTCATCTTGTTAAAGTGTCAGAAGGAGACTTAAGGAAAGCCATTACATTTCTTCAAAGTGCTACTCGATTAACAGGTGGAAAGGAGGTCACAGGAAAGGTGATCACAGACATTGCTGGGGTAAGAGCACTGGATATTCTGAAATTTTTAGTTGGCTCTTTTGTGGCTTctacaaaatttttaattcagatatatatatggaATGCTTATTATGTGCTTAGTCCTATTCAGGCTGCTGTTAACAAATGCCATAggctgagtggcttataaacaaaaatatcacagttctagaggctgggaatccaagatcaaggtgcccacAGCTTCAGTGCCTGAGGACACACTTCCTAGTTCACGGATGGCCTTTACCTCCCTGTACCGTCCTGTGGCAAAAAGCTTTCTGagccttttataagggcactaatcccattcatgagggctccactctcctATCACCTGCCAAAGGTGCACCTCCAAATACATTAGGGATTTttaacatgaattttgagggaatataaacatttatagCATTCTGGGAGTATCAGAATGCTTCAGGCAGGCAGAGATGTGGCAGTTAAAATAGATAACAGATATCCCTTTTCTTATAAAGGAAAAAGGGTCATATCTAACTTATAATATTAAATCATTAAAGGAATTCTCTTGTGCCACACCCTTGTCTTCAGATTTCATTTTGTACTGTAATGAAACATAAACCAACTCATCTCTGCATTTTGTTAGTGGCATCTTAGAAATAGGATGTTTCCAGAGTTTGTTTCAGGTCCAGTAGCTTTCTGCATCACGTATCTGGAGACCAGATGAGCATAAGGCTTAAAGCTGACCCTTTTTCAGTTCTTTGCCCTCCCAACTCTGTATGTATGGATTCAGCATCAGGTAACAGTTCCACGCTTGAAGTGGCACATGTCCTGTAGCATAGACCACCAGGGAGTTTGCACAGGCTTGGCAGAGAAACAACTCAACCGTCTTCACccagaaactttatttttattctttattaattctttaattctttattttaggtAATACCAGCTGAAACAATTGATGGAGTATTTGCTGCATGTCAGAGTGGCTCTTTTGACAAACTAGAAGCTGTGGTAAAGGTAAAGACACTTTACTAaccccggggcggggggggggggggatggaaaTCATACCAAAATCTTTTTTCTGCTACAGGACTTAATAGATGAGGGTCATGCAGCAACTCAGCTTGTAAATCAACTTCATGATGGGGTTGTAGAAAATGATAATCTTTCTGATAAACAGAAGTCTGTTATTACAGAAAAACTTGCTGTAAGTAGGCATCTTCTACATTTCAGCACAGCATACACACCTGAAAGGGAAATTACTTACTaatctttcattttcttgtaGGAAGTTGATAAATGCTTAGCAGATGGTGCTGATGAACATCTACAGCTGATCAGCCTCTGTGCAACTGTCATGCAGCAGTTAACTCAGAACtgttaaaatatattcagtatgtatttttgtgtgaacaatttaaaataaaaatgactaaagCACCTTTAAAGTGAATATACAATTTATTTAACATTCAAACTTCATTAAGACATGTGCAATATGGCAATTTTACTGGGGTAAACGTTTAACCCTATCTAGGATGATTGCTTGCTGGGGCTTAGCAACAAGGTCCAGTTCACACTTAGCACTAATTAAATactttattgaataaatataatACCAAACAAAATGCATTCAAATGCTttctaaaaaaatcaattttaaaggcCTTTCTATTCAGGCTAATGACAAACACAATAAAGGCAGATATGCTAGTTTAACATAATTGGCTGATTTTATACAGCACTTATATCTTTTAGTCCACAAGTATATTATTAAATGATAGAGAACATCTAATACAACCATTTCTACAGAACtaggaaataaatttctaagaaagaaagatTTTACAGACCCCATCTTTTATACCCACCCCAACAGTCTAACTCTAAAGAGGATAAAGCCAACGACTTTCCTCACAAGAGCTCACGACTAATGTCGCTCTGCTATCAAAATCTGTATTTCTGATCCGTTATGAGCATTGAGACAAGATTCAAATATTCCCAAAGAAAGAAGCACAATGCACGTTGTGATCGCCTATTCAGCAACAGCGAGCACTGCATTCAAAACTATCTCATCCCAGGAATTAAATAAGGTCAGCCACATTCATTGGCATTTCCTCCACTGTAGTATTGTAGAAAGTCTCAATGTCACGAAGAATCCTCTTGTCTTCTTCAGTAACAAAGTTTATAGCCACACCTTTCCTCCCAAATCGACCCCCTCTGCCAATTctgtgtaagaaaaagaaatcagcaaTTAGAATATACTATTTCACATGCTGCATGAACTACTGAACATGATGATCCACTTGTTAACCATCAGCTGCTGTTTACTTATCAAGGTTATAGTTCGTGCTTCTAATTGGAGCACTAGCTGCTAATCAATatctagagaaaaaaatcttcctttgcAGTTAGTGCCAAAAGGATTCAAGGCTTGTCTGGCTGCAAAATGAGATTTTATCAAGTATCTTgagcattatttattttctttttttaaagcagatgacaatattgtggtttttgtttttttttttttaaagcagatgaCAGTATTGTGTTTGGGGTAGTGAATTTAAAGCCCATACCAAAGTGGGCCAGCCAAGAGCAGATGTCAGCCTGGGACAGATGTAAAACACCAGggataaaacaaaaagaacagtTATGTAATCCATTTCGACGCACTTCTGGAACTGTAAACTGCAAATACAAATGCTGCAAGGTTAACTATTGTCTAAAACTTACAACTTTTTCCAGTGGGAAAACAAGTATTTGGTATGGTGACCCAAACTCATCACTGCTTTTTTGCTCAGTTTCACACGTTATATAACTCAAATTACTCAAACGTGTTTACCTCCAAAAACAGCTTTCTAACCTTCCTGATAGAAACCAGACAATACAAACCACCTAATAGGCTAGTATACAAAATGCCTTGGCTGGAGaatcttaaaatatcaaataatcatgacaaaagaaaaacaaatataaataccgACTCGCTCTTTATTCAAACAGTGTGCTGTTTCGCTTATGATTCCACGTCCTAAATAACGTCAACGCCGTTTCTGAGCGCCATCTCGTCATCAACTGCTGCTATCGAcccctgtattttttaaaaagtctttttttacaTCATATAACAAAGTACAATTCAATTTATTTAGGGATAAAGCCACTATAACTAAACCAGGGACTGCTCAAATTGCTACCAGATGACACCAAGAAAATCCCAACTATAGAGGAATCACCAAGAAAGCGCATGGACACGGACACGAGCATCACTAAAAAATACAGCTCAAAAATAAGCTAAGACCAACCAATCTAAAACAACCATATCTGTATGTATAGAGTCCACAATTTGGGCAACATTCACAACCGTTTTCCCACTGTGTATGACCAATCTTCCCAAGTACAATTTTAATTACACCCTACCAAGTTACTATGTCGTATTACTCAATTCCCTGATTTGAGGTTACCTTTCAGACAAATCAGTCAGTAGAAaagcaaaatatgaattttaccaGTCCAGTAAAGTCAAGATGCCATCTACTTACCTGTGAATATAGTTTTCACGATTGGTAGGTAGATCATAGTTTATAACCAATGACACTTGTTGCACATCAATCCCACGAGCCTGAAATACAATGACGACGATGTTCAAATTCTAATTGAAAAACCAGACACCTGTGTAATGTAGGCCACAAAATAGTAATGAACTATACTAAGTGGTATAGCTCACTGTGGAGTGTggtcttttctttattctcccaAATAGCCCAAAATTGGCAAAGGTTATTAAAAAACCTTCCccccaaacaaacttttggtgAATTAAGAAGACCAGTGAGAGACTTACCAACAAGTCAGTAGTGATCAGAACACGGCTTGACCCTGATCGGAATTCCCTCATGATAACATCTCTTTCCTTCTGGTCCATGTCACCATGCTGCGAAGGAACAAACCTATTAATTCAAGAATCACCAATCAAATCAACATTTAATTTTATCAGCATGTATGAGACCAAGCGTCCCTGGCTGCTACAGGAGTACAGCAGACAGGTATAGTTAAGAAACAACTTTATTTTGAGCAGGGGGAACGACAACACAGCACTTAGCAGCTATATTGTAGTCTAAATCCTGCTTTAATGAAGGTACAGACTTCAGTTACCATTACTAGGTTAGAATACCTCTTACCAGAGCAGAAACTGTGAAATCCCTGGCATGCATTTTCTCAGTGAGCCAGTCCACCTTACGCCTTGTATTGAGAAAAATAACAGCCTGTGTAATCGTCAGTGTCTCATACAAGTCACAAAGTGTATCCAACTTCCATTCCTACAGTATTTCAGAGAAAGTTAACAGTAATTAACATGATTGTTTCCAACTTACATTCATTAGAAACTCATTATTAGATTGGTCTAAAGACATATTGCACCAAGTCTTAAGACAAAGGACATTGGACATTAAGAAAGAGGTCCACCCCAGTCCTTTACAACCTAGTGCAGTTACTCTTCTTCTTGTGTGTACTCTGCTAGCATTATTACAAAAACCAAGATGTGATCCTAGTTTCTGTAATTTTAGCATAGTGCTTATACAAGAAGGTAAAAAAAACCTGGCTACATTTTTATGTTTGACAATTAGACAAATTACCTCTCTTTCAACATTAATATAAAACTGTTTAATTCCTTCAAGGGTCAATTCTTCCTTTTTCACCAGAATTCGAATGGGATCTCTCATGAATTTTTTGGTCACTTCCAACACATCCGTTGGCATTGTGGCAGAAAGCAacaccaccttaaaaaaaaaattgattatggTGTCACACATCACACAAGTAGTTAGCACAACCTGCACAATACTCGAGGACAAAAAATCTTTGAGACCAAGCGTCTCTGTCTGAGCATGGAATTGTGACAGAGTTATGCATCAGTTGCTTTTGCTTTAAGCAGGGGGAACGACAATAGAACACTTCAGTTGTGTTGTAATAATACCTGCATTAACCCTAACCTCCAGCTATTTTAAGAGTGGGAGTGAAATA
Coding sequences:
- the RFC4 gene encoding replication factor C subunit 4, translating into MQAFLKGTSISSKPPLTKDRGVAATARSSGENKKAKPVPWVEKYRPKYVDEVAFQEEVVAVLKKSLEGADLPNLLFYGPPGTGKTSTILAAARELFGPELFRLRVLELNASDERGIQVVREKVKNFAQLTVTGSRSDGKPCPPFKVVILDEADSMTSAAQAALRRTMEKESKTTRFCLICNYVSRIIEPLTSRCSKFRFKPLSDKIQQQRLLDIADKEHIKISNEGLAHLVKVSEGDLRKAITFLQSATRLTGGKEVTGKVITDIAGVIPAETIDGVFAACQSGSFDKLEAVVKDLIDEGHAATQLVNQLHDGVVENDNLSDKQKSVITEKLAEVDKCLADGADEHLQLISLCATVMQQLTQNC